The following coding sequences are from one Mesorhizobium onobrychidis window:
- the lepA gene encoding translation elongation factor 4, with protein MTTPIKNIRNFSIVAHIDHGKSTLADRLIQSTGGLELRDMKEQVLDSMDIERERGITIKAQTVRLKYRANNGEDYILNLIDTPGHVDFAYEVSRSLAACEGSLLVVDASQGVEAQTLANVYQAIDNNHEIVVVLNKVDLPAAEPERIREQVEEVIGIDASNAVLISAKTGLGIPDVLEAIVNDLPPPREGDIAAPLKAMLVDSWYDAYLGVIVLVRIIDGVLKKGQTIRMMGTGAKYLVERTGVFTPARINVDGLGPGEFGFFTGSIKEVADTRVGDTITEDKRQTAQALPGFKPAQPVVFCGLFPVDAADFEDLRAAVGKLRLNDASFSYEMETSAALGFGYRCGFLGLLHLEIIQERLEREFNLDLIATAPSVVYRLALNDGTTKELHNPADMPDVVKIQAIEEPWIRATILTPDEYLGGILKLCQDRRGIQADLSYVGKRAMLTYDLPLNEVVFDFYDRLKSISKGYASFDYHLTDYREGDLVKMSILVNEEPVDALSMLVHRTAAEKRGRLMCEKLKELIPHHLFKIPIQAAIGGKVIARETISALRKDVTAKCYGGDVSRKRKLLDKQKEGKKRMRQFGKVDIPQEAFIQALKMGD; from the coding sequence ATGACCACGCCGATCAAGAACATCCGCAATTTCTCCATCGTCGCCCATATCGACCATGGCAAATCCACGCTTGCCGACCGGTTGATCCAGTCCACCGGCGGGCTGGAGCTGCGCGACATGAAGGAGCAGGTGCTGGACTCGATGGATATCGAGCGTGAGCGCGGCATCACCATCAAGGCGCAGACGGTGCGGCTGAAATACCGCGCCAACAATGGCGAGGACTATATCCTCAACCTGATCGATACGCCCGGCCATGTCGACTTCGCCTACGAAGTGTCGCGGTCGCTCGCCGCCTGCGAAGGCTCGCTGCTGGTCGTCGATGCCTCTCAAGGCGTCGAGGCGCAGACGCTGGCCAATGTCTACCAGGCCATCGACAACAACCACGAGATCGTCGTGGTGCTGAACAAGGTCGACCTGCCGGCCGCCGAGCCCGAGCGCATCCGCGAGCAGGTCGAGGAGGTGATCGGCATCGATGCCTCCAACGCCGTGCTGATCTCGGCCAAGACCGGGCTGGGCATTCCCGACGTGCTGGAGGCGATCGTCAACGATTTGCCGCCGCCGCGCGAGGGCGACATCGCCGCACCGCTGAAGGCGATGCTGGTCGACAGCTGGTACGACGCCTATCTCGGCGTCATCGTGCTGGTCCGCATAATCGACGGCGTGCTGAAGAAGGGCCAGACCATCCGCATGATGGGCACCGGCGCCAAGTACCTTGTCGAGCGCACCGGCGTCTTCACGCCGGCCCGCATCAATGTCGACGGGCTCGGCCCCGGCGAATTCGGCTTCTTCACCGGCTCGATCAAGGAAGTCGCCGATACCCGCGTCGGCGACACCATCACCGAGGACAAGCGCCAGACGGCCCAGGCCCTGCCAGGCTTCAAGCCGGCGCAGCCGGTGGTGTTCTGCGGCCTGTTCCCGGTTGACGCCGCCGATTTCGAGGATCTGCGCGCCGCGGTCGGCAAGCTCCGCCTCAACGACGCTTCTTTCTCTTATGAAATGGAGACCTCCGCCGCGCTCGGCTTCGGCTATCGCTGCGGCTTCCTTGGCCTTTTGCACCTCGAAATCATCCAGGAGCGGCTGGAGCGCGAGTTCAACCTCGACCTCATCGCCACCGCGCCGAGCGTCGTCTACCGCTTGGCTTTGAACGACGGCACGACGAAGGAATTGCACAACCCGGCCGACATGCCCGACGTGGTCAAGATCCAGGCCATCGAGGAGCCGTGGATCCGCGCCACCATCCTGACCCCGGACGAGTATCTCGGCGGCATCCTAAAACTCTGCCAGGACCGGCGCGGCATCCAGGCCGACCTTTCCTATGTCGGCAAGCGCGCCATGCTGACCTACGATCTGCCGCTCAACGAGGTCGTCTTCGACTTCTACGACCGGCTGAAGTCGATCTCCAAGGGCTACGCCTCCTTCGACTATCATCTGACCGACTATCGCGAGGGCGACCTGGTGAAGATGTCGATCCTGGTCAATGAGGAGCCGGTCGACGCGCTGTCGATGCTGGTCCACCGCACGGCGGCGGAAAAGCGCGGCCGGCTGATGTGCGAGAAGCTGAAGGAGCTGATCCCGCACCATCTGTTCAAGATCCCGATCCAGGCGGCAATAGGCGGCAAGGTCATCGCCCGCGAAACCATCTCGGCGCTGCGCAAGGACGTCACCGCCAAATGCTACGGCGGCGACGTCTCGCGCAAGCGCAAGCTGCTCGACAAGCAGAAAGAGGGCAAGAAGCGCATGCGCCAGTTCGGCAAGGTGGATATCCCGCAGGAGGCGTTCATCCAGGCGCTGAAGATGGGGGATTGA
- a CDS encoding TadE/TadG family type IV pilus assembly protein gives MPPSASHFLRSESGSLAPILAIMLIPMTAALGFSIDYNSAVATRASMQNALDAATLSITTLPTSTSLADRQVKLQESFAANSGQGTAKLDGFVVAADGTASINASARFAMPTNFMQIAHVDTVPVAVASAVRKRPALVETTFKVDKISGYWDKSMTLYGTKFGETAANKLMKISYVHNKYGDPKGYGTSRVYTINGSTETLAQKQVCTTRTVTSFYGLPTTTITQTDSSGKKYATTCVNTMYPSTGAGAVIDVSLMDKLYLEMKIPNPNPGLGGGYLPTGTKQTLRSDDTATSDRLYIDSVEVKQGQVVDIFIAVPCGQPSTQAWEDGGNAVPAPVSNADFFYTVTGKCDFNKRPSQTVLTQ, from the coding sequence ATGCCACCTTCTGCAAGCCATTTTCTCCGTTCCGAGAGCGGCTCCTTAGCGCCGATACTCGCCATCATGCTTATCCCGATGACGGCCGCGTTGGGCTTTTCAATCGACTATAATTCGGCCGTTGCGACCAGGGCATCGATGCAGAATGCGCTCGATGCCGCGACCCTGTCGATCACGACGCTGCCAACCAGCACGTCATTGGCGGACCGTCAGGTGAAGCTGCAGGAGTCGTTTGCGGCCAATAGCGGGCAAGGCACCGCCAAGCTCGACGGCTTCGTCGTCGCCGCCGACGGCACCGCCAGCATCAATGCCTCGGCCCGCTTTGCCATGCCGACGAACTTCATGCAGATCGCCCATGTCGACACGGTGCCGGTCGCCGTGGCGTCGGCGGTGCGCAAGAGGCCGGCACTGGTGGAGACCACGTTCAAGGTCGACAAGATTTCGGGCTACTGGGACAAGTCGATGACGCTCTACGGCACGAAATTCGGCGAGACGGCGGCCAACAAGCTGATGAAGATCTCCTACGTACACAACAAGTATGGCGATCCGAAAGGCTATGGAACGTCCCGTGTGTATACGATCAACGGATCGACAGAGACGCTGGCCCAGAAACAAGTATGCACGACAAGAACGGTGACCAGCTTCTACGGCTTGCCCACCACCACGATCACCCAGACCGACTCCAGCGGCAAGAAATACGCGACCACCTGTGTCAACACCATGTATCCATCGACCGGCGCCGGCGCGGTGATCGACGTCAGTCTGATGGACAAGCTCTATCTGGAGATGAAGATTCCGAATCCCAATCCGGGTCTTGGCGGTGGCTACCTGCCCACGGGCACGAAACAAACCCTGCGATCGGACGATACGGCGACGTCGGACCGGTTGTACATCGACAGTGTCGAAGTCAAGCAAGGCCAAGTGGTGGACATCTTCATCGCCGTGCCATGCGGCCAACCCAGCACGCAGGCCTGGGAGGACGGCGGAAATGCCGTACCGGCTCCGGTGTCCAACGCCGATTTCTTTTACACCGTGACCGGCAAGTGCGACTTCAATAAGCGGCCTTCGCAAACAGTGCTTACGCAATAG
- the msrA gene encoding peptide-methionine (S)-S-oxide reductase MsrA, with product MTGIEKTAAKRLTKFAWGALAALIFAAAGAALWQTPAISAEEAVVIPPPAMDEKPAAGTAKAIFAGGCFWGVQGVFQHVKGVTSAVSGYAGGDKDTAVYETVGTGRTGHAEAVEITYEPTEVTYGQLLQVYFSVAHNPTQLNYQGPDRGPQYRSTIFAESDAQKKIAESYIAQLDKAKVFPEPIVTTLEIGKTFYPAEDYHQDFLTLNPTYPYIVYNDLPKVENLKTLFPDLYSEKPVLVLAANKS from the coding sequence ATGACCGGCATTGAAAAAACCGCCGCGAAACGATTGACGAAATTCGCCTGGGGCGCGCTTGCGGCGCTGATCTTCGCCGCGGCCGGCGCCGCCTTGTGGCAGACGCCGGCAATCTCGGCCGAGGAGGCGGTGGTGATCCCGCCGCCGGCGATGGACGAGAAACCCGCCGCCGGCACCGCCAAGGCGATCTTCGCCGGCGGCTGCTTCTGGGGCGTGCAAGGCGTGTTCCAGCACGTCAAGGGCGTGACCAGCGCCGTCTCCGGCTATGCCGGCGGCGACAAGGACACCGCCGTCTACGAGACGGTCGGCACCGGCCGGACCGGGCACGCCGAAGCCGTGGAGATCACCTACGAGCCGACAGAGGTGACCTACGGCCAGTTGCTGCAGGTGTATTTCTCGGTCGCGCACAACCCGACGCAGCTGAACTACCAGGGTCCGGACCGCGGCCCGCAATACCGTTCGACGATTTTTGCCGAAAGCGATGCGCAGAAGAAGATCGCCGAGAGCTACATCGCCCAGCTCGACAAGGCCAAGGTGTTTCCAGAGCCGATCGTGACCACGCTGGAAATCGGCAAGACGTTCTATCCGGCCGAGGACTATCACCAGGATTTCCTGACGCTGAACCCGACCTACCCCTACATCGTCTACAACGACCTGCCCAAGGTCGAGAATTTGAAGACGCTATTCCCCGACCTTTACAGCGAAAAACCGGTGCTGGTGCTGGCCGCCAACAAGAGCTGA
- a CDS encoding amino acid ABC transporter ATP-binding protein has protein sequence MSLIAITEVKKRFGDNEVLKGISIDIAPGEVVAIIGKSGSGKSTLLRCINGLETIDEGSIVVAGAQFLPDEVHLKALRLKVGMIFQQFNLFPHLTAGGNVMLSQVVVKKTPKKDADAVARKMLDRVGLAHKFDALPDELSGGQQQRVAIARALAMQPIALLCDEITSALDPELVAEVLAVVRELAAEGMTLVMVTHEMRFARDVCSRVVFMHQGRVHEIGAPEDVFANPRTPELRQFLGVQ, from the coding sequence ATGTCGCTCATCGCAATCACTGAGGTGAAGAAGCGCTTCGGCGACAACGAGGTGCTGAAGGGGATTTCCATCGACATCGCGCCGGGCGAGGTCGTCGCCATCATCGGCAAGAGCGGTTCGGGCAAGTCGACGCTGCTGCGCTGCATCAACGGGCTGGAGACCATCGACGAAGGCTCGATCGTCGTCGCCGGCGCCCAGTTCCTGCCCGACGAGGTGCATCTCAAGGCGCTGCGCCTGAAGGTCGGCATGATTTTTCAGCAATTCAATCTGTTCCCGCATCTGACGGCCGGCGGCAATGTCATGCTGTCGCAGGTCGTGGTGAAGAAGACGCCGAAAAAGGACGCCGATGCGGTCGCCCGAAAAATGCTCGACCGCGTCGGTCTCGCCCACAAGTTCGACGCCTTGCCGGACGAACTGTCCGGCGGCCAGCAGCAGCGCGTGGCGATCGCCCGGGCGCTCGCCATGCAGCCGATCGCGCTGCTATGCGACGAGATCACCTCGGCGCTCGACCCCGAACTCGTCGCCGAGGTGCTGGCCGTCGTCAGGGAATTGGCCGCGGAAGGCATGACGCTGGTGATGGTCACCCATGAGATGCGCTTCGCCCGCGACGTCTGCTCGCGCGTCGTCTTCATGCATCAGGGCCGCGTCCACGAGATCGGCGCCCCCGAGGACGTCTTCGCCAACCCCAGGACGCCGGAGCTCAGGCAGTTTCTCGGCGTGCAATAG
- a CDS encoding amino acid ABC transporter permease: MTEFSFWDILRNLLLAARWTVVLSLVSFLGGGIVGAGLLFLRIGGRRGLRLLSRGYIQLFQGTPLLMQLFLAFFGLGLFGIDVPAWLAACVALILWTAAFLAEIWRGCVESIAKGQWEASASLGMGYLQQMRYVILPQALKVAVPPTVGFSVQVVKGTALTSIIGFVELSKAGSIVTNATFQPFTVYGLVALIYFALCWPLSKSSQLLERKLNVAHRNH, from the coding sequence ATGACCGAGTTCAGCTTCTGGGACATCCTGCGTAACCTGCTTTTGGCCGCCCGCTGGACGGTTGTCCTCTCGCTGGTCTCCTTCCTCGGTGGCGGCATCGTCGGCGCTGGCCTGCTTTTCCTGCGCATCGGCGGCCGGCGTGGGCTGCGGCTTCTGTCACGCGGCTACATCCAGCTGTTCCAGGGCACGCCGCTCCTGATGCAGCTCTTTCTCGCTTTCTTCGGCCTTGGCCTGTTCGGCATCGACGTTCCCGCCTGGCTTGCCGCCTGTGTCGCGCTCATCCTGTGGACCGCCGCCTTCCTCGCCGAAATCTGGCGCGGCTGCGTCGAGAGCATCGCCAAAGGTCAATGGGAGGCGTCCGCCAGCCTCGGAATGGGTTACCTCCAGCAGATGCGCTACGTCATCCTGCCGCAGGCGCTGAAAGTGGCGGTGCCGCCGACCGTCGGCTTCTCGGTGCAGGTGGTGAAGGGCACCGCGCTCACCTCCATCATCGGCTTCGTCGAATTGTCGAAGGCCGGTTCGATCGTCACCAACGCGACGTTCCAGCCGTTCACGGTCTATGGTCTGGTTGCGCTCATCTACTTTGCTTTGTGCTGGCCGCTGTCGAAATCGAGCCAGCTCCTGGAAAGGAAGCTCAATGTCGCTCATCGCAATCACTGA
- a CDS encoding amino acid ABC transporter permease, with translation MTYQFDFGWLIEALPVLLKGIRITVQLILIGAVFGVALGIACAWVRALGPKWLRPVVATYVEMIRNTPFLIQLFFIFFGLPSLGIRMSELTAANLAMIVNLGAYSCEIIRAGIQATPRGQFEAGASLAMTPFQAFWYVVLVPALQRIWPALSSQIVIVMLGSAVVSQIAAEDLTFAANFIQSRNFRAFETYIVSTLIYLALAILLRQLLAGLGWMLFPRKASR, from the coding sequence ATGACCTATCAGTTCGATTTCGGCTGGCTGATCGAGGCTCTGCCGGTGCTGCTCAAAGGCATCCGGATCACCGTGCAGCTCATCCTGATCGGCGCGGTGTTCGGCGTCGCATTGGGCATTGCCTGCGCCTGGGTGCGCGCCCTCGGGCCGAAATGGCTAAGACCCGTCGTCGCGACCTATGTCGAGATGATCCGCAACACGCCCTTCCTCATCCAACTGTTCTTCATCTTCTTCGGCCTGCCGTCGCTTGGCATCAGAATGTCGGAACTGACTGCCGCCAACCTCGCCATGATCGTCAATCTCGGCGCCTACAGCTGCGAAATCATCCGCGCCGGCATCCAGGCCACGCCACGCGGCCAGTTCGAAGCCGGCGCCAGCCTCGCCATGACCCCGTTCCAGGCCTTCTGGTATGTGGTTCTGGTCCCGGCGCTGCAGCGCATCTGGCCTGCGCTGTCGTCGCAGATCGTCATCGTCATGCTGGGATCGGCCGTCGTTTCGCAGATTGCCGCCGAGGACCTGACCTTCGCCGCCAACTTTATCCAGTCGCGCAATTTCAGGGCCTTCGAAACCTACATCGTCTCCACCTTGATCTACCTGGCCCTCGCGATCCTGCTGCGCCAGCTGCTGGCCGGCCTGGGCTGGATGCTGTTTCCAAGGAAGGCGTCGCGATGA
- a CDS encoding transporter substrate-binding domain-containing protein — MNRRNVCMLAFAAVAGMAMAPSPQARADALSDIGARGTIRIAVPQDFPPFGSVGADMTPQGYDIDIANLIGEKLGAKVEIVPVTSANRIPYLQTNKVDLVISSLGKNPDREKVIDFSEAYAPFYNGVFAPADVAVAKAEDLAGKTVGVTRGAIEDLELTKVVPASVEIKRYEDNNGTISAFLSGQVEVIATGNVVAAAILEKNPPKRPELKFLIKNSPCYIGMNKEEPALMAKINGIIAAARSDGALNAISQKWLKVDLPADL, encoded by the coding sequence ATGAACCGTCGCAATGTGTGCATGCTGGCCTTCGCCGCCGTGGCTGGAATGGCCATGGCTCCGTCTCCGCAGGCGCGGGCTGACGCCTTGAGCGACATCGGGGCGCGGGGCACCATCCGCATCGCCGTCCCACAGGATTTCCCGCCCTTCGGCAGTGTCGGCGCCGACATGACGCCGCAAGGCTACGACATCGATATCGCCAATCTGATTGGTGAAAAGCTCGGCGCCAAGGTCGAGATCGTCCCGGTCACCAGCGCCAACCGCATTCCTTATCTTCAGACCAACAAGGTCGACCTGGTCATTTCAAGCCTCGGCAAGAATCCCGATCGCGAGAAGGTCATCGACTTTTCCGAAGCCTACGCCCCCTTTTACAATGGCGTGTTCGCTCCGGCGGACGTCGCGGTCGCGAAGGCGGAAGATCTCGCCGGCAAGACCGTTGGCGTCACCCGCGGCGCGATCGAAGACCTCGAACTGACCAAGGTCGTGCCCGCGAGCGTCGAGATCAAGCGCTACGAGGACAACAACGGCACAATTTCCGCTTTCCTTTCGGGCCAGGTCGAGGTGATCGCGACCGGGAATGTCGTCGCCGCCGCCATCCTCGAAAAGAACCCGCCCAAGCGGCCCGAGCTCAAATTCCTGATCAAGAACTCGCCTTGCTACATCGGCATGAACAAGGAGGAGCCGGCATTGATGGCCAAGATCAACGGCATCATCGCCGCCGCCAGGTCCGACGGCGCCCTGAACGCAATTTCGCAAAAATGGCTGAAGGTGGACCTGCCGGCTGACCTGTGA
- a CDS encoding cytochrome d ubiquinol oxidase subunit II, giving the protein MTLDWPTLLPLIFAGLMGLAILIYVILDGFDLGIGILFAAAEDDEQDTMIAAIGPFWDANETWLVLAVGLLLVAFPLAHGTILTALYIPVFLLLVGLILRGVAFDFRAKVPAGRKHRWNRIFFLGSVIASLAQGYMLGIYVLGLDVGLGGIAFGALVALCLAAAYAAMGAAWVIYKTEGELQKKAVLWLRRALVLTALGMVAVSLATPLASPRIFDKWFVWPAMLYLSPLPVLSAVLFAWLWRQTFHLPKVDDRHALTPFLTLAAIFTLGFAGLAWSFYPFVVPDRLTIWQAASAPESLAIILAGTVVVLPIIIFYSVYAYRVFGGKATDLTYD; this is encoded by the coding sequence ATGACCCTCGACTGGCCGACGTTGCTCCCCCTCATCTTCGCCGGCCTGATGGGCCTGGCCATCCTGATCTACGTCATCCTCGACGGCTTCGATCTCGGCATCGGCATCCTGTTCGCGGCGGCCGAGGACGACGAGCAGGACACGATGATCGCCGCAATAGGCCCGTTCTGGGACGCCAACGAGACCTGGCTGGTGCTGGCCGTCGGCCTGCTGCTGGTCGCCTTCCCGCTGGCGCACGGCACCATTCTCACCGCGCTCTACATTCCGGTCTTCCTGCTCCTGGTCGGCCTGATCCTGCGCGGCGTCGCCTTCGATTTCCGCGCCAAGGTGCCGGCCGGCCGGAAGCATCGCTGGAACCGTATCTTCTTCCTGGGCTCGGTCATCGCCTCGCTGGCGCAGGGCTACATGCTGGGGATCTATGTGCTCGGCCTGGATGTCGGCCTCGGCGGCATCGCCTTCGGCGCGCTGGTGGCGCTCTGCCTTGCCGCCGCCTATGCGGCGATGGGCGCGGCCTGGGTCATCTACAAGACGGAAGGCGAATTGCAGAAGAAGGCGGTGCTGTGGCTGCGCCGGGCGCTGGTGCTGACCGCGCTCGGCATGGTCGCCGTCTCGCTGGCCACGCCGCTCGCCAGTCCGCGCATCTTCGACAAATGGTTCGTCTGGCCCGCCATGCTCTATTTGTCGCCGCTGCCGGTCCTGTCGGCGGTGCTGTTCGCATGGCTGTGGCGGCAGACCTTCCATCTGCCTAAGGTGGACGACCGCCATGCGCTGACGCCGTTCTTGACGCTGGCCGCGATCTTCACCCTGGGCTTTGCCGGGCTCGCCTGGTCGTTCTATCCCTTCGTCGTGCCGGACAGGCTGACCATCTGGCAGGCGGCGTCCGCGCCGGAAAGCCTCGCCATCATCCTGGCCGGCACGGTGGTCGTGCTGCCGATCATCATTTTCTATTCGGTTTATGCCTACCGCGTGTTCGGCGGCAAGGCGACGGATCTGACCTACGACTGA
- a CDS encoding cytochrome ubiquinol oxidase subunit I produces the protein MDPLILSRIQFGANISFHILFPAITIALGWVLLFFKLRYNATGDSAWMRAYFTWVKVFALSFAMGVVSGVTMSFQFGTNWPGYMETVGNIAGPLLAYEILTAFFLEAAFLGIMLFGFRRVSNRIHTLATVLVAGGTTLSAFWIIALNSWMQTPVGFEMRNGVAHAIDWWAIVFNPSMPYRLVHMLLASGLTVSFLIAGLSALRYLYGDRSESMWKALRTGVFTAAILIPIQIFAGDQHGLNTLEHQPQKIAAMEANWNTGPNVPLVLFALPDEAARENKFEVTIPDGASLILRHSASGVVPGLNDYAGNHPPVFPVFWAFRIMVGTGVLMLVVSWSAAFFLKRRHSLPKPLALVMVPMALSGWLATLAGWYTTEIGRQPWLVAGVLRTVDAVGPVAGSQVALTLAVYLILYALLLIAYLGVLVYLALKAAKDGDTSPLPGVLDAPLSQPAAK, from the coding sequence ATGGACCCGCTCATCCTTTCGCGCATCCAGTTCGGCGCGAACATCTCGTTCCATATCCTGTTTCCGGCTATCACCATCGCGCTTGGCTGGGTGCTGCTGTTCTTCAAGCTTCGCTACAACGCCACAGGCGATTCCGCCTGGATGCGCGCCTATTTCACCTGGGTGAAGGTGTTCGCGCTGTCCTTTGCCATGGGCGTGGTTTCGGGCGTCACCATGAGCTTCCAGTTCGGCACCAACTGGCCGGGTTACATGGAGACCGTCGGCAACATCGCCGGCCCGCTGCTCGCCTATGAGATCCTCACCGCCTTCTTCCTTGAGGCGGCGTTCCTCGGCATCATGCTGTTCGGCTTCCGCCGCGTCTCCAATCGCATCCACACGCTGGCAACCGTGCTGGTGGCCGGCGGCACCACCCTGTCCGCCTTCTGGATCATCGCGCTCAATTCCTGGATGCAGACGCCGGTCGGCTTCGAGATGCGCAACGGCGTAGCCCACGCTATCGACTGGTGGGCGATCGTCTTCAACCCGTCCATGCCCTACCGGCTCGTCCACATGCTGCTTGCCTCCGGCCTGACGGTTTCGTTCCTGATCGCCGGCCTGTCGGCGCTGCGCTATCTCTATGGCGACCGCTCGGAATCGATGTGGAAGGCATTGCGCACCGGTGTCTTTACCGCGGCGATCCTGATCCCCATCCAGATCTTCGCCGGCGACCAGCATGGCCTCAACACGCTGGAGCATCAGCCGCAGAAGATCGCCGCCATGGAGGCCAACTGGAATACCGGCCCCAACGTGCCGCTGGTCCTTTTCGCGCTTCCCGACGAGGCGGCAAGGGAGAACAAATTCGAGGTCACCATCCCCGACGGCGCCAGCCTCATCCTCAGGCACAGCGCCAGCGGCGTCGTGCCGGGGCTGAACGACTATGCCGGCAACCATCCGCCGGTCTTCCCGGTATTCTGGGCTTTTCGCATCATGGTCGGCACCGGCGTCCTGATGCTCGTCGTCTCCTGGTCGGCCGCCTTTTTCCTCAAGCGCCGCCACAGCCTGCCGAAACCGCTGGCGCTGGTGATGGTGCCGATGGCTCTGTCCGGCTGGCTGGCGACGCTGGCCGGCTGGTACACCACCGAGATCGGCCGCCAGCCCTGGCTGGTCGCCGGCGTGCTCAGGACCGTCGATGCCGTCGGCCCGGTCGCCGGCAGCCAGGTCGCACTGACGCTTGCGGTCTATCTCATCCTCTACGCGCTGCTTCTGATCGCCTATCTCGGCGTGCTGGTGTATCTGGCGCTAAAGGCGGCGAAGGATGGCGATACCTCGCCGCTGCCGGGCGTTCTCGACGCGCCGCTGTCGCAGCCGGCGGCGAAATAG
- a CDS encoding ABC transporter ATP-binding protein has translation MPSIISISGVTKTYATGFKALKEINLDIERGEIFALLGPNGAGKTTLISIVCGIVNRSSGTVTVDGNDISRDYRTARSLIGLVPQELTIDAFESVWATVNYSRGLFGKPADHAFVEKVLRDLSLWDKKDAKAITLSGGMKRRLMIAKALSHEPRVLFLDEPTAGVDVELRQDMWAMVRRLREDGVTIILTTHYIEEAEAMADRVGVINRGEIVLVEDKAELMRTLGRKRLLLELRSPLVTIPETFSRYALELSPDGSQLTYTYDNQSERPGVASLLRDLETAGIQFRDIDTQNSSLEEIFVNLVRKDA, from the coding sequence ATGCCATCCATCATTTCCATTTCCGGGGTCACCAAGACCTATGCCACCGGTTTCAAGGCGCTGAAGGAGATCAACCTCGATATCGAGCGCGGCGAGATCTTTGCGCTGCTCGGGCCGAACGGCGCCGGCAAGACAACGCTGATCTCGATCGTCTGCGGTATTGTCAACCGCTCGTCGGGCACGGTCACCGTGGACGGCAACGACATCAGCCGGGATTATCGCACCGCGCGCAGCCTGATCGGGCTGGTTCCGCAGGAACTGACCATCGACGCGTTCGAGAGCGTATGGGCGACGGTCAACTACAGCCGCGGCCTGTTCGGCAAGCCGGCCGACCACGCCTTCGTCGAGAAGGTGCTGCGCGACCTGTCGTTGTGGGACAAGAAAGACGCCAAGGCGATCACCCTGTCCGGCGGCATGAAGCGGCGGCTGATGATCGCCAAGGCGCTGTCGCACGAACCAAGGGTGCTGTTCCTCGACGAGCCGACAGCCGGCGTCGACGTCGAGCTGCGCCAGGACATGTGGGCGATGGTGCGCCGGCTGCGCGAGGATGGTGTCACCATCATCCTGACGACGCACTATATCGAGGAGGCCGAGGCGATGGCCGACCGCGTCGGCGTCATCAATCGCGGCGAGATCGTGTTGGTCGAGGACAAGGCCGAACTGATGCGCACGCTCGGCCGCAAAAGGCTGTTGCTGGAATTGCGCAGTCCGCTTGTCACCATACCCGAGACGTTTTCGCGCTATGCGCTGGAGCTTTCGCCGGACGGCAGTCAACTGACTTACACCTATGACAACCAGAGCGAACGGCCGGGCGTCGCCTCGCTGCTGCGCGACCTTGAGACGGCCGGCATCCAGTTCCGCGATATCGACACGCAAAACAGCTCGCTCGAGGAGATCTTCGTCAATCTGGTGAGGAAAGACGCATGA